A window of Maioricimonas rarisocia genomic DNA:
AAACGGCAATTGGGAACAGAAGAACAGTCCAGAACACGTGCGGTGTCAGGAAGGGAGCGTCTCTCGCTCCCGTTGCCAGCAACCAGAGCCAGCCCGAAAACGATATCGCCGCCAACAGTTGCAGGCCATGCGGCATTTTGACGAGCCAGCCGAAAACGTAGTAATACCACCAGCCTTTGCCTCGCCACTCACCAAGCAGGTACGACTGCAGGTCCGACGTCTCGAAGTAGTGTGCCTGGGTGTCGAATCCCATGACATACATCGCAGGCAAAGGAAGCGGAACGTCAGAGAAACCGGCCAGGGCCGTTCCCGACCACAGAGGGGAATCATGCAGGTGGGCGATCCGGCTGCTCGAAAACTGCTCCGGACGCACCGATGTGCAGGTTCGGTCGAACGAATACCCGGCGTTGAGCACGAGTCCGGCCAACAGAAGGGCGGCAAGAAAATGTCTCCCTGACGCACGTGAACGCTCGAACGTCGGCTCGGGTTCACTTCCGACTCCTCGGCAGTGCCGCGAGCCAATCCAGAGAATCCCCACTGTGGGGACAAGAAGAACGGCAGTGAGCTTTGAAAGCAACGCCAGACCCAGCAATGTGCCCAGTGCCGCAGTGTGAGCCCAGTCACAGGACTCTGACCAGCGCCAGAAGCAGTACATTGTTGCCAGGCAAAGAGAGGCCGAAGCGCAGTCGGGGGTCGTCAGACTGCCGTGTCCGCAGATATTCGGGTCCATGCACCAGAAAAACACGGCAATCAGTCCGGCCAGCTCGCTGTCCCAGAGCGTGCGGGACCAGCGGTACGCGACCCAGCCTCCAAGCAGGACGAACGGCACACAGCAGGCTCGCCCGAGAATGAGATACGTGCGAAAGCGGTCTCGATTGTCTGCGACAAAACGCGTCCCTAACGGGAACTCTTCACGTGCTGCAGGCGGCGGTGTGGGATCAGGCAGAGAGATGTGGCAGCCCATGAAGACGGCAGGGACCGCGGCGACCATGCGGGGCAACGGCGGGTTCACGCAGAAGTAGTCGTGCCTTCCCGTTAACAGACTGACAACTCCGGAAGCCAGGTGCGCCGGTTCGTTCAGCGTGGGGCCCCACACCGACGCGTTGTAGACCAGGCGTCCTCCCTGCATGAACAGCAGGAGTGCCACAGTACATCGAGTCAGGCCGGCCGTCCGCGCAGGCGTGAGATCAGGGGAGCGACGCGTCAACTGGTAGAGTCCCCGTAAAGGTCCTCGCGAATCACAAAGGCGAGTTCCCGTCTGGTCACGGGCGCCAAAGGCACCTGTTGGGGTCATGGTCAATGAGCGTGGCTGTTCCGCGCTCGTCGTCGACGTCTCAACGCAACACCCGCCAGCACCACCGCAACCGCAGCAAGGTTGCCAACCAGCAGCCAGTTGCGAAACGGCTCCGTTGTCGCAGCGGTACCGGGTGACGCGGCACTGCGTCCTGAGACATACGCCTCATAGACTTCACTCTGGTCGTTGATCCGGTAGACCTGCGTGCCGTCCGGGATCGACGGGTGCTCGAAGAATCCGTCGGGAAAGTCGGGCGAAAGCGTCACTTCGTCAACGTGAATGGTGCGGACAATCGTCTGGTGCTGCTGCTGGTGCTTCGCGATCCCGAAGCTGTCATAGCGAATAGTCTCTGCAGTTACCGGAAACC
This region includes:
- a CDS encoding glycosyltransferase family 39 protein; protein product: MTPTGAFGARDQTGTRLCDSRGPLRGLYQLTRRSPDLTPARTAGLTRCTVALLLFMQGGRLVYNASVWGPTLNEPAHLASGVVSLLTGRHDYFCVNPPLPRMVAAVPAVFMGCHISLPDPTPPPAAREEFPLGTRFVADNRDRFRTYLILGRACCVPFVLLGGWVAYRWSRTLWDSELAGLIAVFFWCMDPNICGHGSLTTPDCASASLCLATMYCFWRWSESCDWAHTAALGTLLGLALLSKLTAVLLVPTVGILWIGSRHCRGVGSEPEPTFERSRASGRHFLAALLLAGLVLNAGYSFDRTCTSVRPEQFSSSRIAHLHDSPLWSGTALAGFSDVPLPLPAMYVMGFDTQAHYFETSDLQSYLLGEWRGKGWWYYYVFGWLVKMPHGLQLLAAISFSGWLWLLATGARDAPFLTPHVFWTVLLFPIAVFVCVSLETSVNEHVRYVLPAYVFLFVLAGGAGVVLRKILERRFGSKRIARRCAILVVAIAAIHTSCSSLQAVGSELSYFNEGSGGSRQGFRYLLGSNYDWGQDNLLVEEESASLPDDASFYYWLVAGCDATDLGIPGEPLRFERPCTVRELHTMAAYSTSDVFFISRNHYEQLKASRQLNHRMFVRSTRQLNVLGASIVVLTGVGGNDADRPRSGRK